A genome region from Bacteroidales bacterium includes the following:
- the pgmB gene encoding beta-phosphoglucomutase produces MFDIKACIFDLDGVVVDTAKYHYLAWRRLASELGFEFHIEDNERLKGISRIESLNILLEIGKLSLNTQEKEKLAKQKNDWYLDYINKMKSDEILPGVRAFIEELKGNGIKIGLGSASKNATLILNQLGIIHLFETIADGNRVSKAKPDPEIFLLAAKDLKVEPNQSIVFEDAEAGVEAAIRGGFRCVGIGEQSILYKANIVLPNFKGMTMSKFMSLIN; encoded by the coding sequence ATGTTTGACATAAAAGCTTGCATATTCGATCTTGATGGAGTTGTTGTTGATACTGCAAAGTACCATTATTTAGCGTGGAGAAGATTGGCTAGTGAACTTGGATTTGAGTTTCATATAGAGGATAATGAGCGGTTAAAAGGCATTAGCCGTATAGAGTCGTTAAACATTCTTTTAGAGATTGGTAAATTATCTCTAAATACACAGGAGAAAGAGAAATTAGCCAAACAGAAGAATGATTGGTATCTCGATTACATTAATAAAATGAAATCCGATGAAATTCTTCCAGGGGTTAGGGCGTTTATTGAGGAGCTAAAGGGTAATGGGATTAAAATAGGCTTGGGCTCTGCAAGTAAGAATGCTACCTTGATTCTTAATCAACTCGGAATTATTCATCTATTCGAAACCATTGCTGATGGCAATAGAGTTTCTAAGGCAAAACCCGATCCTGAAATTTTTTTGCTTGCAGCAAAGGATTTAAAGGTTGAACCAAACCAAAGTATTGTTTTTGAGGATGCAGAAGCAGGAGTTGAAGCAGCAATCCGAGGAGGATTTAGGTGTGTTGGTATTGGTGAGCAATCAATTCTTTACAAAGCAAATATCGTTTTACCAAATTTTAAAGGGATGACGATGAGTAAGTTTATGAGTTTGATAAACTAA
- a CDS encoding LacI family DNA-binding transcriptional regulator — protein sequence MKSNQVTIKDIARELGISPSTVSRALKDHPDISQDTKTLVNNLATKLNYRPNIIALSLRSQKSNVIGVIIPEIAHYFFSSVICGIEEVANENGYSVMISQSSEDYKKEVAACDAFYNGIIDGLLVSVTKETEDYVHFQKLEEEGIPIVFFDRIVEEITSDRVIIDDFVGAYQATEHLIIQGRRKIVHFEGPQNRLIGQNRLSGYLKAMSDNGVVIDRSLLIPCDNFHSAIIETQQLIDSKVKFDSIFTVNDFSAAGAMKVLQRNGLKVPQDVSVVGFGDDLIAEMLDPALTTVKQPGFEMGRKAMELLIKRIKQNKPEPQKTETLKTSLVVRDSSKIR from the coding sequence ATGAAATCGAATCAGGTTACAATTAAAGATATTGCACGCGAATTGGGTATTAGCCCTTCAACAGTTTCTAGAGCATTAAAAGATCACCCTGATATTAGCCAAGATACTAAAACTCTTGTAAATAATTTAGCAACAAAACTTAACTATCGACCCAATATCATTGCATTAAGTTTACGTAGCCAAAAGAGTAATGTCATTGGGGTAATCATACCTGAAATAGCTCACTACTTTTTTTCTTCAGTTATTTGTGGGATAGAAGAGGTTGCCAATGAAAATGGCTACAGTGTAATGATTAGCCAATCAAGTGAGGATTATAAAAAAGAGGTGGCAGCCTGTGATGCTTTTTATAATGGAATAATTGATGGACTCCTAGTTTCTGTTACCAAGGAGACTGAAGATTATGTTCATTTTCAGAAATTGGAGGAAGAAGGGATCCCAATTGTGTTTTTTGATAGGATTGTTGAGGAGATAACATCGGATAGAGTTATTATCGATGATTTTGTTGGAGCGTATCAGGCAACTGAGCACTTAATTATTCAGGGACGTCGTAAGATAGTTCATTTTGAGGGCCCACAAAACCGTTTAATTGGGCAAAATAGACTAAGTGGTTATCTGAAAGCGATGAGTGATAATGGAGTAGTAATAGATAGATCGTTACTGATTCCTTGCGATAATTTCCATTCGGCAATTATCGAAACTCAACAGTTGATTGATAGTAAGGTTAAGTTCGATTCAATATTTACCGTAAACGACTTTTCTGCTGCGGGTGCAATGAAAGTGTTACAGAGGAATGGCCTTAAAGTACCTCAGGATGTTTCTGTAGTTGGTTTTGGTGATGATTTGATTGCTGAGATGCTAGATCCAGCATTAACTACGGTAAAGCAACCTGGGTTTGAGATGGGACGAAAGGCAATGGAGTTGCTTATTAAAAGAATAAAGCAGAATAAACCAGAACCCCAAAAAACCGAAACACTAAAAACAAGCCTAGTCGTGAGGGATTCATCGAAAATTAGGTAA
- a CDS encoding MFS transporter translates to MSKRPKLSFWQIWNMSVGFLGIQFGFALQNANVSRIFETLGAKIETIPILWLAAPLTGLIIQPIIGHASDKTWGRFGRRRPYFLVGAILASLALFIMPSSPVLWIAAGMLWIMDASINVSMEPFRAFVGDMLPSEQRTTGFAMQSFFIGTGAFVASSLPYILTNWFNIPNTAATGEIPMSVKLSFYIGSVVFISAIIITVVSTKEYSPEQLEEFDNAEKEELEMGNLSDYEKINPPHLKYQIGVIGLILGILLSVFLFFIDVQKEVYVGSIGLIAFGILEIIAGYFQGYTNKAKGLVEVISDLNTMPSTMKQLSFVQFFSWFALFSMWIYTNRAVTSHIYGTTDPTSALYNEGANWVGFCFGIYNLFAALFAFLLIIFARLTSRKITHMIALIVGGVSFISIYFISNPNFLLISFLGIGLTWASILAMPYAILTGSLPSKKMGVYMGIFNFFIVIPQILAGSILGYLVGKVFHDEAIYALVLGGISLFIAAFLVLFVKDKR, encoded by the coding sequence ATGAGCAAAAGACCTAAATTGAGTTTTTGGCAAATTTGGAATATGAGTGTTGGATTTCTTGGAATCCAATTCGGTTTTGCCCTCCAAAACGCCAATGTTAGTAGAATCTTTGAGACACTTGGAGCTAAAATTGAAACAATTCCCATCCTTTGGTTAGCAGCTCCGTTAACAGGACTAATCATACAACCAATTATTGGTCATGCTAGCGATAAGACCTGGGGAAGATTTGGACGAAGAAGACCCTACTTTCTGGTAGGCGCAATCCTAGCATCGCTTGCATTGTTTATTATGCCTAGTTCTCCGGTATTATGGATAGCAGCTGGTATGCTTTGGATAATGGATGCATCCATAAACGTATCGATGGAGCCCTTTAGGGCTTTTGTTGGTGATATGCTTCCATCGGAACAGAGAACAACAGGTTTTGCAATGCAAAGTTTCTTTATTGGAACTGGTGCCTTTGTTGCCTCTTCGTTGCCATATATTCTTACTAATTGGTTTAATATTCCGAATACAGCAGCAACAGGCGAGATTCCAATGTCAGTAAAACTTTCGTTTTACATAGGGTCTGTGGTATTTATATCTGCTATCATAATAACTGTTGTATCAACTAAAGAGTACTCTCCTGAGCAACTCGAAGAGTTTGATAATGCAGAAAAAGAAGAGTTAGAAATGGGTAATCTTTCAGATTATGAAAAGATAAATCCTCCTCACTTAAAATATCAAATCGGTGTGATTGGACTTATTTTAGGCATTCTTTTATCTGTATTTCTATTCTTTATAGATGTTCAGAAGGAGGTTTATGTCGGTTCAATAGGTTTAATTGCTTTCGGTATTCTCGAAATTATTGCAGGTTATTTTCAGGGTTACACTAATAAAGCGAAAGGGTTGGTTGAGGTAATTTCAGACCTGAATACAATGCCTTCAACAATGAAACAGTTGTCATTTGTTCAATTTTTTTCATGGTTTGCACTATTCTCAATGTGGATTTATACAAACAGAGCAGTTACAAGCCATATATATGGAACAACAGATCCAACATCTGCCTTATATAATGAGGGAGCAAATTGGGTGGGTTTCTGTTTTGGAATTTATAATCTTTTTGCAGCGTTATTTGCTTTTTTATTAATAATCTTTGCTCGTTTAACGAGCCGAAAAATAACACACATGATTGCTTTAATTGTTGGTGGTGTTAGTTTTATTTCAATTTATTTTATATCAAATCCCAACTTTTTACTAATATCATTTTTAGGAATTGGGTTAACCTGGGCAAGTATCCTTGCAATGCCATATGCTATACTTACTGGTTCGCTACCATCTAAGAAAATGGGAGTATATATGGGTATTTTTAATTTCTTTATTGTAATTCCTCAGATTCTAGCGGGCAGTATTTTAGGATATTTGGTTGGCAAAGTATTTCACGATGAAGCTATCTATGCCCTAGTCCTAGGCGGGATATCACTATTCATAGCAGCTTTTTTAGTTCTATTTGTAAAAGATAAGAGGTAA
- the fbaA gene encoding class II fructose-bisphosphate aldolase, giving the protein MKKISSGVLTGKQLSELFSYAKAEGFAIPAVNVTGTNTMNAVLETAKAVNSPVIIQFSNSGASFLAGKTLSNDGQKASILGAISGAKHVHLLAEAYDVPVVLHTDHAAKKLLPWIDGLLDAGEKYYKETGKPLFSSHMLDLSEESLKENIEICKRYLERMSKMGMTLEIELGVTGGEEDGVDNTGVDSSKLYTQPEEVAYAYEELLKISPNFTIAASFGNVHGVYKPGNVVLNPVILMNSQKLIEQKFSTKHNPVNFVFHGGSGSEKEKIAEAISYGVIKMNIDTDLQWAYWDGIRKFYIAKQGYLQGQIGNPEGEDAPNKKYYDPRVWLRKGEESIVERLKEAFADLNALNRWI; this is encoded by the coding sequence ATGAAAAAAATCTCTTCTGGGGTTCTAACCGGAAAGCAACTTTCGGAGTTGTTCTCTTATGCAAAGGCCGAAGGCTTTGCTATTCCTGCTGTTAACGTAACAGGGACAAACACCATGAACGCTGTACTTGAAACTGCTAAAGCAGTTAATTCACCAGTAATCATTCAGTTTTCGAATAGTGGGGCTTCGTTTTTAGCTGGTAAAACATTAAGCAATGATGGGCAAAAGGCTAGCATTCTAGGAGCTATAAGCGGTGCGAAGCATGTTCATCTTCTGGCTGAAGCGTATGATGTTCCCGTAGTTCTGCATACTGATCATGCTGCAAAGAAATTACTTCCTTGGATTGATGGTTTACTCGATGCTGGAGAGAAATACTATAAGGAAACAGGGAAACCCCTATTTAGCTCTCATATGTTGGATTTATCCGAGGAAAGTTTAAAGGAGAATATAGAGATATGTAAACGCTACCTTGAGCGTATGAGCAAAATGGGAATGACCCTTGAAATAGAATTGGGTGTTACGGGTGGTGAAGAGGATGGTGTAGATAATACTGGTGTTGATAGTTCAAAGTTATATACCCAACCCGAAGAAGTTGCCTATGCGTATGAGGAATTATTGAAGATCAGCCCCAATTTTACCATTGCTGCGTCATTTGGTAATGTTCATGGTGTATATAAACCAGGAAATGTTGTTTTGAATCCGGTAATTCTCATGAATTCTCAGAAATTAATAGAGCAGAAGTTTAGTACAAAACATAACCCCGTAAACTTTGTTTTCCATGGAGGTAGTGGCTCTGAGAAGGAAAAGATAGCTGAAGCGATTAGCTATGGTGTTATTAAAATGAATATCGATACTGACCTTCAGTGGGCTTACTGGGATGGTATTAGAAAATTTTATATTGCTAAACAGGGATATCTTCAAGGACAAATTGGAAACCCTGAGGGAGAAGATGCTCCTAATAAAAAGTATTACGATCCTCGTGTTTGGCTTCGAAAAGGGGAGGAGTCTATTGTTGAACGATTAAAAGAAGCTTTTGCTGATTTAAATGCATTAAATAGGTGGATTTAA
- a CDS encoding glycoside hydrolase family 65 protein — MNQYLKHDEWSIIEEGFNPMNARASESIFSLGNGAMGQRANFEERYSGKSLQGSYVAGVYYPDKTRVGWWKNGYPEYFAKVINSTNWIGINVLVNGEHIDLAVCKIDSFTRTLNMKEGFLERKFVVEMPSGIKVKVNAKRFLSMSTPELSVIRYSVTPLNAKAEISLQPYLDGNVINEDSNYDEKFWNEVEKVFLNDGGYLITQTKKLDYIVGHGMMCNVTLDEQTTIDITDKNQYEKYIGCSYNQTVEIGQTLTVIKYVAVISSLNCEKNNIGKSIKDFLNTAVLKGYNSLIKDHIEAWADIWVHSDITVEGDIAAQQGIRFNIFQLSQTYTGKDERLNIGPKGFTGEKYGGSTYWDTEAYCLPFYLGTHGQKVARQLLLYRYKHLEKAILNASKLGFKDGAALYPMVTMNGEECHNEWEITFEEIHRNGAIAFAIFNYVRYTGDSTYLANFGLEVLIAISRFWVQRFTYSESKSKYVMLGVTGPNEYENNVNNNWYTSTIASWCLEYTEQAVRQVKQIESGKYKNIIELVKFDEIDEIAKWQEVRANVYLPYDEKHQVFLQQEGYMDKEQILVKDLEPSQRPINQKWSWDRILRSCFIKQADVLQGIYLFEDQFDIETIKRNFEFYENRTVHESSLSPCVHSILASKIGKIEQAYNLYLRTARLDLDDYNKEVHEGLHITSMAGTWMSIVEGFGGMRIQNDILIFNPCIPKGWKSFSFKIWFRDNLIKVKVAHDEIIIINEQGPSLTVKVWDKSLIVNGGSMVKI; from the coding sequence ATGAATCAATACTTAAAGCACGACGAGTGGTCAATTATTGAGGAGGGTTTTAACCCAATGAATGCACGTGCTTCAGAAAGTATTTTTAGCCTCGGCAATGGTGCAATGGGTCAGAGGGCGAATTTTGAAGAACGTTATAGCGGCAAATCCTTGCAAGGAAGCTACGTTGCAGGAGTATACTACCCTGATAAAACTCGCGTTGGCTGGTGGAAGAATGGCTACCCTGAATATTTTGCAAAGGTTATTAATTCTACAAACTGGATAGGCATTAATGTTCTTGTTAATGGTGAGCATATTGATTTGGCGGTATGTAAAATTGACTCATTCACTAGAACCCTTAATATGAAGGAGGGATTTCTCGAACGCAAGTTTGTTGTAGAGATGCCTTCGGGGATAAAGGTTAAAGTGAACGCCAAGCGATTTCTTAGCATGAGTACTCCAGAATTGAGTGTAATAAGATATTCAGTTACACCTTTAAATGCTAAGGCTGAGATATCGTTACAACCATATCTTGATGGGAATGTTATAAATGAAGATTCCAATTATGACGAAAAATTTTGGAATGAAGTTGAAAAGGTTTTTCTGAATGATGGTGGGTATCTAATTACTCAAACCAAAAAACTCGACTATATCGTTGGTCATGGGATGATGTGTAATGTTACCTTAGATGAACAGACGACAATTGATATAACCGATAAGAATCAATACGAAAAATATATTGGTTGTTCTTATAATCAGACTGTTGAAATAGGACAAACATTAACTGTTATTAAGTATGTAGCGGTTATTTCATCATTAAACTGCGAAAAGAATAATATTGGAAAATCAATAAAAGATTTCTTAAACACTGCTGTTTTGAAGGGTTACAATTCCCTGATTAAAGATCACATTGAGGCATGGGCTGATATTTGGGTGCATAGCGATATTACTGTTGAAGGTGATATTGCTGCTCAACAAGGCATAAGATTTAACATATTTCAGCTTAGTCAAACCTATACAGGTAAAGATGAACGTTTAAATATTGGCCCAAAAGGATTTACTGGAGAGAAGTATGGTGGATCAACGTATTGGGATACAGAGGCATATTGTTTACCATTTTATTTAGGCACACACGGACAAAAAGTTGCTCGTCAGCTGCTTCTTTATAGGTATAAACATTTAGAAAAAGCAATTCTTAATGCTAGTAAATTAGGTTTTAAAGATGGTGCTGCGCTTTATCCGATGGTTACCATGAATGGGGAGGAATGTCACAATGAATGGGAAATAACCTTTGAGGAGATACATCGTAATGGTGCAATCGCTTTTGCAATATTTAACTATGTAAGATACACGGGTGATTCGACATATCTTGCAAATTTTGGACTAGAGGTGCTGATTGCTATATCAAGATTTTGGGTTCAACGTTTTACCTATTCTGAATCAAAGAGTAAATATGTAATGCTTGGTGTTACTGGGCCAAATGAGTACGAGAATAATGTAAATAACAATTGGTATACAAGCACAATTGCAAGTTGGTGTCTTGAGTATACTGAACAGGCCGTTAGGCAAGTTAAACAGATTGAATCAGGGAAATATAAAAATATTATCGAATTGGTTAAGTTCGATGAAATAGATGAGATAGCCAAATGGCAAGAAGTTAGAGCAAATGTTTATCTCCCGTATGATGAAAAGCATCAAGTTTTTCTACAACAAGAGGGATACATGGATAAGGAGCAGATTTTGGTAAAGGATCTCGAACCTTCTCAACGACCCATAAACCAAAAATGGAGTTGGGATCGAATTCTTCGCTCATGCTTCATCAAACAGGCAGATGTGCTTCAGGGAATATATCTTTTTGAAGATCAATTCGATATTGAGACTATCAAAAGGAATTTTGAATTCTATGAAAACCGTACTGTTCACGAATCATCTCTGTCGCCCTGTGTTCACTCAATTCTGGCTTCAAAGATTGGGAAAATCGAACAAGCTTACAACTTATACCTTAGAACTGCCCGTCTTGATTTAGATGATTATAATAAGGAAGTCCATGAAGGACTTCATATTACAAGTATGGCAGGTACTTGGATGTCTATTGTTGAGGGTTTTGGTGGTATGAGAATTCAAAATGATATACTTATCTTTAACCCCTGTATTCCCAAAGGATGGAAATCCTTTAGTTTTAAGATTTGGTTTCGCGACAATCTAATAAAAGTTAAAGTTGCTCATGATGAAATCATAATAATCAATGAGCAGGGACCCTCCTTAACCGTGAAGGTCTGGGATAAGTCATTAATAGTAAATGGTGGTAGCATGGTAAAAATATGA